A portion of the Calothrix sp. 336/3 genome contains these proteins:
- a CDS encoding tetratricopeptide repeat protein has translation MKQCHFFAGDWILHRITFVSKSLHLSQLYLLLSVLLLTPGMAKATDITEQLHRPSAKSIVQIDRDEADNLVSQGKQQYDSRDMNQALKSWLTALEVYHRLGDFRAQGQTYDYLSQGYIKLGRYREAEDAMRRRLAIARDTQDFQAQIFSLNNIGTLLLQYGESASAYKTFTDAWEIANHVKNTEGQGISLNNLGLASARLGDYKRAIQFYESAIPLRQQVRDAIGEANTLNNLGDAYLAARNYAGTIGSYGLALRIAKINGDRPNQVRALDGLITAHSSVKRYERTFELLEQRLALAKNSQNLLEELQSFQSYAKVYEQMGNYSTASNFYERAMILARSLADSQQEILLQDKIIQIRQKVK, from the coding sequence ATGAAACAATGTCATTTTTTCGCAGGGGATTGGATTCTCCATCGGATTACCTTCGTTAGTAAATCTCTCCATCTGAGTCAGTTATATCTGCTTTTATCAGTTTTATTACTGACTCCAGGCATGGCAAAAGCTACAGATATTACTGAGCAGCTACACCGCCCTTCGGCTAAATCAATAGTCCAAATTGATCGGGATGAGGCTGATAATTTGGTAAGTCAAGGGAAGCAGCAATATGATTCTAGGGATATGAATCAAGCCCTGAAATCATGGTTGACAGCTCTGGAAGTGTACCATCGCTTAGGAGATTTTCGGGCGCAGGGGCAAACCTATGATTATCTGAGTCAAGGTTATATCAAGCTAGGACGCTACAGAGAGGCAGAAGATGCCATGCGTAGGCGGTTAGCGATCGCCCGTGATACCCAAGATTTTCAGGCACAAATTTTTAGCTTAAATAATATTGGTACATTGCTTCTGCAATACGGAGAATCTGCGTCTGCCTACAAAACCTTCACGGATGCTTGGGAAATTGCGAACCATGTCAAAAATACTGAAGGGCAGGGTATTTCTCTGAATAATCTGGGTTTAGCCAGTGCGAGGTTAGGAGATTACAAAAGAGCCATTCAATTCTATGAAAGTGCTATCCCCCTACGTCAACAGGTTCGCGATGCCATCGGTGAAGCCAATACACTAAATAATTTAGGCGATGCTTACTTAGCTGCCAGAAATTATGCAGGAACCATTGGTAGTTATGGGTTAGCCCTGCGGATTGCCAAAATCAATGGCGATCGCCCTAACCAAGTACGCGCACTAGATGGCTTAATTACCGCTCACAGTTCCGTCAAACGCTATGAAAGAACCTTTGAACTTTTAGAGCAGCGTCTAGCTTTAGCCAAAAACTCCCAAAATCTCCTAGAAGAATTACAATCCTTCCAATCCTATGCAAAAGTTTACGAGCAGATGGGTAACTACTCCACCGCCAGTAATTTCTATGAGCGGGCAATGATTCTGGCTCGTTCCTTAGCAGATAGTCAACAAGAAATTTTACTGCAAGACAAAATTATCCAAATTAGGCAAAAAGTCAAGTAG